In Fragaria vesca subsp. vesca linkage group LG5, FraVesHawaii_1.0, whole genome shotgun sequence, the genomic stretch CAATCAAGATCATGTTGATTGTTGAACGTGAACAATAAACGATCCCCACGCTGTTGCACCTCCACTAGCACAGATAGTCTCCACATCGCTCGGATGACGCTTCGAAAGGAATCGAATTGCACAGCACGGGCAGAGTTCAGTTTACCCACCAGATAAAACCTTTGAGCGACGAAACCCTTTCCCAGACTTTTTAGGTTTCCTAGATCCACAGGTTCGTCCTCTTGACGAAGAGAGAGCTTTGAGATCAAGCGAGCGATCATGGACGCCATTGCCGCACCGCCACCGAGAACCCTAGCCGCTGCCATACCGAGATCACGCCGCATAGCTTGTTATCTCTCACCAAAACCCTAACCCTAACCGCCCTAGAGAAAGAGAAAAAGCAAGAGGCAAGCCGCGGTATTTTTTCCGCCTCATCCAAGATATGTTCTTGGTGTCGGTCTGTCACACCCCGAACCCGGTGTCGGTGGTTTCCAAGCACCTGACGCTGAACCTGAGGCGTCAGCAGGAAAAGTAAAAGAAAATAAAACAATTTCAAATATTTTTCCAGAAATTGTAAAAATAAAGAAAATAAAACGTTTACAGATAACAAAACCAAATTACAAAAACAAAAAGATGAGCCCTTGCGATCTATCTGACTTCTAATCTTTTAGAACTCTTTTCTACTCTTGTACACGTCAACTAACATTACCGTTAGTCTTCTAAAAATAAGTGTCCTCATACAAACCTGAACAAGAAATCTATAGGGGTGAGCTTACGCTCAGTAGGGCCTAACCTTTTTAGGTTATACTTAACTATGTCACACATACAAATTAACAAATATCAAACAATACTTTACGTAACTAACAACAATGATTGATGCATGTATGCTCATGAATGCCTTCCTCAATTACTGGCAATTAGTTGATACATCAAAGATAGGTGAGCCTACACGTCTCATACCGTGTATTTTACCAACTGGGGGTGACTCAAATGTCTCGAATATATGATCTAACAATTAGTAATATCTCACCACTTGTACCTCTTTTGTTAGTCATCTTGTTATACTCATGGTCTCTTGATCCGCAACCCGATAAAATCGTTTTATCGATGTCCGCCATAAAAAATGGCATACTTTCCCTGCATTTGTGCACGTGTGGACTAATCATAGATCCCGAGGACAACCCATGAGGAAACTTAACTACACAAAATGTATCTATTCTATCAATCTCATTTTTCTCCATAATCACTAATCTCACTAATCTCACAATTCCTCACAATGCATAATGTATGCAATCAAATATCGAACACATGCTTTTAAGAAAATCGATAACATCAATAACATAAGTCAACGATATCACATGCTTTATCAAAAAATAGTAACATCCAAAAGTTAATCAATCAATGGCAAACAAATCAACGATTTCAATTATTACTCTAATTATCAAATTTAAGAAAGGTTCCCCGAGAGACCCTATCTGGAATCCAAACGCTAGCTCTGACTCCGGCTAAAATTAGTAACACTGTGACACGCTTTCTGAAATCTTTATCTTTCTGCTTCTGGAACTACAACGTGCCTCCAATCCTTATACCGAATCCTCATTCCAAGAATGTTGACAGGTTACTTCAAATTGATACGACCATGTCCTTAAAACTACTAAGGACACCCAAATCCTCTTCTACCGATTTGTACATACCTCTTCTCAAATTGTCCAACTCATGCACTTACTCACTTTCTCCATTTGAATGTTCCTAGTTCATATCGCAAATCAACTAACAACAAGTATGTACACCAAGACAATCCAAAACAACTATTGTTCTCAAAATCCGAAATTACTCTCTACACCCAAAACTCCCATTATCTCTTTAAATCGTGATCACCCTTTCCTTTTCTCCTTCGCACGGTCGCACCATTTCACATCTTTCCTTCACATTTCACAACTTCTATTCTTCAAAATGCCACTCAGCCAAACCATTATCATGAACAATACCTCAAACTCCAATAATCCAATTTAAGATCTCTCTCTTACTTCCACAGATTCTGAAATCAAACTCCCATAGTCTCAATTCATCCAAATCAACCTTCAACTCCAGCAAGTCCTTAAAGCTGCTACGCACAGCTAACTTCCCTCATTCAAAACAGAAACTAAACTCAGAAACACCCAACCATCACTACCACCACTGCCAACACCATTTCGCTCAACCAATTTCTTCAACTCTCCGACAATCCCAAATTCAAGCATCCATAAGAACTGGAATTACCAAACAAACACCAAAACACTGCCAAAGCCGCCGCAGACCCGCCGTGCGCAGTGGCACTCACGGCGGTCAACCCTCTGCCTAAATTCCAATTTCTCCAAAACTCAACAAAACTCGATTTCAATTATATAAACAGGTAGAGCTCGAAGAATATACCAACTTTGATACCTGAGTCGATCTCGGAGGTCGCCGGAAAACACCAAGAACACGGCCAAAACCCTAGAAACTCCTCCTCTTCGATTCTCCCTCACCTGACCTCGTCTCGACAAGCTGAAGACACAGGGACGTCGAGGATAAGGAGACGAAGCTATCCACACCGGCGAGAGACCACGACTTGGCCGGAATCGGAAACTCGACCGGAAACCCAGCCTCTCCTTCTCCACTTCGAATCTCTCACTCCAGACTTCTTTTCTGAAAATCAAGGACATGTACATGACCACGAGGACGAGAGGAAGCTGCCGCTACCATTCTTTCTCCTCGCCGTCGCCGGAATCGGATGTTGGCCGGCGAACCCAGAAATCGTTCTCTCCTTTTCTCTCTCGCCGGAGCTCCTCTTCGAAAACGAAGAACATAGTGAGGTCGGGGTCGACAAGATGAAGCCGTGGACACCAGCCTTGTGCCGGGAGGCGGCCGGATGTCGGACGGAGCGAACGAGCTCCACCGCTGCAAAACGACGACGTCGGTCTGGGTTTTTGATCTGGCGCTGTCAACTGATCCACATCTATATATACTTTTCAAGCAACGGCCCAGATTAAACCGCCATAATTTCTACTTTTAATAAAAAATTTGGATAATACCAACATCCAAAAATTATTAAAAATAGCTCTGATGTCCGAAAACGCTTCCGTAAAATCCTACGAACTCGTAACGACGTCTAGTTTAATCCTATAGGCTCAAAACACAAAATTTGACAAACAAAAAATTAAAATAATTTTTAAAAACTACTAAGAATTAAAAGAATAATAGAAATTAAAATAAAAATAATTCAAAAAATATATACTTTTTTAAAATTAGAAAATTGAAATTCCAGGACGTTACAAGGTCCAATAAGCAAATGAAATTGACGTCTTTTTTGTTTTGTTTAAATGTGGTCTAAGGCCTTTAATTTTATCTTTCCTATAAAGTATAAACTTTATTTCTTTTTTTTTTCAGTAACAATCATGGCGTTTCTTATTGATATTGGTACCGGACTTATTGGAAAACTTGTGGACTATACGGTTCTACCAGTTGGACGTCAAGTTGGTTATCTGATCTACTACAATCGGAACGTCAAAAGCCTAGAGGATCAACTGAATGACTTGGTTGCTGCGAGTCAGAGTGTGGAACAGAGGGTTGGTGAAGAAAAGAGAAACATAAGAGAAGTGGAAGTCCCTGTCAACAAATGGCTGACAGATGTCAAAAAGATCACAGAAGAAGCAAATAAGATCTTGAATGAAGAACAGAAAGAAAAGATGAAGTGTCTTTGTGGATTATTTCCTAATCTAGTGGTTCGTCATCAGCTAAGTCGAAAATCAACAAAATTGGTATCTGACGTTGCTGAGCTCTATGGAAAGAAAGACTTTAGCACTTATGCCCATGCTATCATCCCACAAGATGTGCCCTCCAAAGATTACGAGGCCTTCAGCTCAAGAACTGTAGTGGTGAACAAGATAATGGATGAATTGAGAAACAGTCCTGATATCAACATGATTGGAGTATACGGGTTTGGTGGTGTGGGAAAGACCACACTTGTCAAAGAAGTTTCTCGTCAAGCTACAGGAGACAAGACATTATTTGACGATGTGGCTATGATACTGGACGTAAAACAAAATCCAAGCATCCAAAGAATTCAACAAGAAATTGCTGAGAAGTTAGGTCTTGACCTTCCTGAAAATAAGACTGTTGCTGGAAGAGCACGTCTTCTATCTAGCAGGATAAAAGACCAAAAGACTCTGGTAATTCTCGATGATGTGTGGGATGGAATTGATTTGGAGGCTGTGGGACTTTCTGGTGTGACGACTTGTAAAGTATTGTTGACATCAAGAACTCGTGAAGTATTATCCGGTAAGATGCACACACAAAAAGAGTTTGCACTTGATCTTTTAGGGGAAGAAGAATCTTGGAGTCTGTTCAAGAAGAAGGCAGGTGATGTTGTTAAAGATCCTTCCATAAAAGCTGTAGCAACCAAAGTAGCCAAAAAATGTGGAGGTTTGCCGGTCTTAGTTGTCAGTGTTGCAAGTGCCTTGAAAAATAGAACTACCTTACATGGATGGAATGATGCGTTGAGACAATTGAAAAGGTTAGACAAAAAAGAATCCACAGAAAAGACATACTTGGCTCTAGAGTGGAGTTATAGTCAATTAAATGATGAAGAGCTCAAGCAATTGTTCTTGCTTTGTGGACTTTATGCTGATTCTTCGAAAACTATTCATATACAGTACTTGTTGAAATATGGCATTGGCTTGGGTTTGTTTAAGAACCTCAATACACTGGGAGAAGCTTGGGATGCAGTAAATTCATTGCTTGATCAACTAAAGGATTCTTGTCTATTGCTTGACCATGAAAATAGTCAGTGTGTCAAGATGCATGACCTCATCCATGATGTTGCTAAACGTATCTCATCTAGGGACCAGCATTTGTTGAAAGTATTTGATGGAGATGAGTTTAAAGAATGGCCCGATAATAAGGATTTCTGTGATAAGTGCACTATGATCTCTCTCAGAACGTCCAATATCCCCAAGCTTCCTGAAGTTTTGCAATGCAAAGAACTGAAGCTTTTTCTCCTTGACAGTGAAGTTGAGGGTTACTCCCTAGAAATCCCGTGCGACCTTTTTAAAGAAACTGAAAAACTCAATGTGTTGGATTTAAGTTCTCTGAGTATCCCATTACTTCCTCCATCTGTTCAGTTCCTAATAAATCTGAAGACATTGTGTTTAGATCGCTGTACCTTGGGAGACATTGCTCTAATTGGTCAACTACGAAACTTAGAAGTACTTAGCTTTCTAAAATCGATGTTTAAAGAGTTGCCCAAAGAAGTAGGGCAATTGACTCATCTACGATCATTGGATTTGACTGGTTGTACTCAGTTGGAAATAATTGCACCTGGTGTTATATCAAATTTGAAAAGACTAGAAGAACTGTGGATGGGGAGAAGTTTCAACCGATGGGAGGCTGAAGGAGTGACCAATAGTGAGAGAAGTAATGCAAACCTCTCAGAGCTCAAGCACTTGTCTAATCTAAGTGCTTTGCATGTACATGTCTTGGATGCTAACATTCTTCCATCAAATTTGTTCTCCAATGCATTGGAACGATACCGAATATATATTGGTGCTGCATGGAACTGGGATGATGCGGATGCAAACCTCAACACACTGAAAATCAAGCTCACTACCACCAATGAACTGTACCAATCTGGTCTAAACATGTTGCTGAAGAGAACTGACGAGTTACACTTGAATGGAATGGATGCTGGTAATAATACAGCTTATCAATTAGACGGTGAAGAATTTCAGCAATTGAAACATCTCCATGTCCATAATGCTGAGTTTAGACATATCATTAATGGGAAGGTACGCTCTTTAGTTTCAGTTTGACGTGTTTATCTGTACTTTTTCTTTTTTCTGTCCGGTCCAATAGATTTTATCTTTCATTAGTATTAAAACATTATCATTTTTTGAATATAGTGTAGACATCTTATGAAGATTTATTCTGTCATTTTTTTTTTGTTTTTTTTGGATTCAAAAGTATATTAATACTGAAGCTCTAATGCTGGTTACACTCCGAAAGGAGGAGGTCTATAATACATTCGGGAGCTCGATCATGCCAGATCTCATCATGATCATCAGCTTCATAGGCAATAGCTGATTTCTTTCTTTTTGCAAACTCATTGTTGTTTATTGTTACACTAAAATATTTGAATCTTGGACAAAAAGACTATTATTCTTCCGCACTCCGTTTTCATTCTTTGAGTATCAAAAGTTTATGTTTGGTTCATCAAAAGACATCTAATCCAGTACCATTTAATTTAGTGACATAAGTTTTTATTTTGTAAATGAGATGTTGCAAGTCTTACTCATAATAGACAAATTGTTACATATGAGTGTTTTATTTGATCAATAAAAGTAAAAGTCAAAAGACACGTTTTGAAATGTTTTTACAAATTCAAATTGGTGCAACTTAACATGGTACGATAGGTACTCTTTCGAGCACATCTGTCCCAACATTTTTTTATAGACTATTAAATTAACTACTAAATACAATATCAACTCACCATTATAGGCAATATATTTATTGGTCTATATTTGAAATTATAACTAAATTAGTTAATAATTAGAACTGATTTGTGCTATAGGGCGTTTTTCCCAACTTAAAAAGGTTAGTGGTGAGTGGCCTTGATGGTTCGAGTTCGAGATTCTTATTATCATCTTCCATGGCTAGAAGTCTTGTACAACTCACACATCTTCAGATATCCGGATGTCCGATGATGGAAGAGATAGTATCAATAAACGAATCTGATGAAAGGCATATGAAGGACATGTTTTCTAAGCTTCAACGTCTGGAGCTAATAGATCTTCCAATCCTCACAAGGTTTTGCTCAAGAAGTTGTACTGGATATCCATCTTTGGAGATTTTGCAACAACCAGAGAACTACGATGAAGTTGAAGAAAGGGACTCGAGAGAAAACATTCAGAATGCTTTGTTTGATGCAAAGGTAATCGAATTGTTTGTATTATCTATAAGTTTCTTTCATCATTTATATCTAATGCGAAATCATGTATCTTACATGTACGTACAAAAAGAAAAATTTATAAACATGTCCATTAATAAGATGATCGACACTTGTACAGGTAGTATTTCCAAGCTTGAAGAGATTGTTGATCAATGGGTTGACCAAGTTAATGACAGTATGGCACAACCAAATTTCTCCAGAGAGTTTCAAAAATATAGAGACTGTAAAGATTTATAGGTGTCAGAGTTTGAAAAGTGTATTTCCATCCTCAATGGTGAGAAATCTTCAGCAGCTAATGCATTTATGTGTGGCCGACTGCGGAGTGGAGGAAATCTTTGAAGATGGAGTACAAACGACATATGATCAGTTTGTCCTCTCAAAACTAAACTCTGTCAGATTTGAGGATTTGCCCAATCTTAACTGTTTCTATCCCGGAATGCATGCTTCGTGTTGGCCGTCACTTGAAGCTTTGTCGTTATATGATTGCTCTAAAATAGCATTTTTGGCCCAAGAACGTTCAAGACTTCAGAGAAACTATGAATCGATGTATCTTACTCCAACCAACCAAGCTCTCTTTATTATTGACAAGGTAAACTCATCTTCATATTTCCTTTTTGGCTTCAAAGATTTGGTACACCAATAGGTTGGTAACCAAAGTTGCTAAAATAAATTTTCAAGCTTTACTTGTAGTAAGGATAGGTAGTTTTATTGTATGATGGTATGCCTCCCCACCCATCCGGGTTTTAATTATCTTAATTATTTCTCTTGCGCGTAGTTTCTCTTTTAGTTTAGGAACCGTTTTGAGATAAATGAATCAGAAAAATCAAACGACTAACTCTGAAATTCAATTGTACAATTGTGATGTTTTTTTGTTTTTCTGAACATATACAGTTGTGATGATTATGAAACAATTTTTAATCAAACAAGCAACTGGAAAGATCTCATTGACTCACTTTATTTCATTTCTGATATACTTCGACAATGCAGTACATGTGAGATTGTTGATTTTTTTGTTTTTATAGAAAAGTTTGTTTGCTGATATGTAGAACTTGAGTTATATATTCAACGAGTTTGTGCCTTTTTATCAATTTCAGATCCATGTTCATAATATACTCTTCCTGTTGTTTGACATTCACTAACAATAAAACTACAGGATTCATTCCCAAACTTGAAAAAAGTGACCATTTCCGGCGTGGAGATTTGGGATGGCCCCTTTCCAGTAAATTACTTCAGCAAACTAGAATATTTCCAGGTCGAAAAGAGTAACAATGAGTCGGCTTCTATACTTGAGAAATTCCCTGGTCTCGAAAAATATGGTGAAACGAGTGCTGCTACTTCTAGTGAAATATCTTCCCATCGGAAAAGCAGAAGTGGGGATATTCATGCAGTTGGGGCCCTCTCTCATTTAAGTCAATTATGGCTTTGTCGCATGTCCCGCCTGATGCATCTAGGGGAAGATAACTCCCAAATGGCAGGTCAAAATTTTCCAAACCTGCAATGTCTAGGGATATATTATTGTGACAGCTTACGAAATCTAAGATCATCAGCAATATCCTTCAAGAATCTAACAACCTTGCAAGTAGATGCCTGTTCGGGGTTGGAATACTTGATAACTTACTCCACAGCTAAAAGTCTCAAGCAACTCATAGTCCTATTAGTTAAGAACTGTGTAAGACTGGTAGAAATAGTGGGAAGCAGAGAAGACGATGATAATTTAGGAAATGAGATTGTTTTCAGTCGGTTGGAGTATCTGGAACTCTCTAACCTACCAAAATTGCGAGGCTTTTGCTCTAGAGATTGCATTGTCAAATTCCCATCTTTGGACCAGTTATTGATAAGCAAACGCCTCAAACTAAAAATCTTTGGTAACGATGAAACGCTACATGTAACCAACGAAGATGTTGACACAGATGTTGATGCTGATGATGGTGAAACATACGTTGATGCTGATGATGGTGAAACAGGCGTTGATCTTGATGATGGTGAAAAGGTAAATTTTTGTTCATGACAGTTATTGACTAGACATCTTTTGTTTCTTGTTGCCAATACCTTGATCAGTATGTCCACTATAGAGAGACAATCAAGATGCTACACCGTCCATATTAGTTCTATCTAGAGTCCATATGTTAGATATAGCATCCTAATTTCAAATTTTTCCTGGTCTGGCTGATTTCATAATTCTTTTCTCTTTTTCCCTAATGCATTTCAAATGTCTTTATAGACGGTACAAGTAACAAAGGAGAATGTTGACATAGATGCTGGTGTTGATGGTGATCAAAGTGATGAAACTACACATATCACAGACGAAAAGGAAGATGAAAATTATGATGGATCGGTAACTTTTCATTCACCAAACTACTTTTCTATTCTTAGGTTTCCATTATATGGAGACAATCAATATGCTACACACGTACACTTCATATCAGTTCCATATATGTGTGTATAATTGCAGCCCAAGTATGATAAATATATATAGCTTAATTTCACTATACATTGGCGATGTTAATTGATACTAATTTTGATGAATCGGTAACATTTTATTCACCAAACATCTTTTCTAATCTCAATCCATTCGATCTCTTAGGTTTCCATTACACATAATAAATTGACGATATGATAAGTATGTATACGTATAGATAGTCATAGTACAGTCGTATTAGGTAAGTAGAACTATAAACCTTTTTAGTTTCCTTTTTTTATATTTGAATTATGTGTCTATTTGATATTTTTACCACATTTGAGACATAGAACTATGGAAGTAATATTTGTACGTCAGGGCCACGTAATACACTTCCTTCCATTTTGTAAAGTAATAGTTAGCTGGCATTGCTTCTACTTGAAATTGAATGTTCTTATAATGTCTAACATTATTTGCCCTCTCAGGAACATGTTCAGCCCCTTGAAATCACTGCAACTGATCAGGGGGTCATAGCACCAGTGGGAGAAAATCTGGCCATCTTACCAGTAGGCGAAGTCAGAACTCCTGTGTTCCCAGTCATTGAGCCTCCTCCTGTCGTCGAAGTTCCTCCTACTGAAGAAAGGGAACAAGCATTCTCAGGCCTGAACATAGAGCCTGTAGCTGAAGCAGCTTGGCCTGATGCTCATCAGACTTCCAATGCACCAGAGCAGAATCTTGAGGTACAAAGTGATCCCTTTGAACCTTCAGCTGTTGCTAGAATAACTCCAACTATTATCACTCCTGCACTGCCCTCTTCAAGTTCTCCAAAGTCATCACGAGCAAAACGTTCCTTGGGAGAGAAACTTCAAGATCTGTCTGCGAAGAAGGCTGCTAGCAATATCGGCCAATCTGAGAAGGAGAAGACCAAGCTCAAAGCTCTTATTTCTTCTGCTGAGTTGAGAGACCCCCAAACCATACAACAGCTCCTGGCAGTACTGCCCACTCTCCAACTGTCTACTACCAAATGGATTGCTGATCTCGTTGTTCAAGAGCTATCAAAGTTACCACTGGTTCTGGACAAGGAGGAATCATTACGCCAAAAATTGGCTGGTCTTGTAGCTCAGGGTCTCGAGTTGGATGAAAGGAGGCACATCCTCCTCTCTGAAGGTTCCTTAGCTGAAGAAAACATCCAGAAGGTCCAGGAGCAGAAGGTGGAGCTGCTAGCTCTGGAAGAGCATATCAAGAAGCTTGAGGCGCAAGCTACTTCACTCCGGGCTGAGATCGCCATTGGTGAAAAGAGGTATTCTGGTTTTGAAGCGTCCTTGGATCAGCTAGTTGAGAAACAAAATCTCAACCAACACTCTGTGGATTCAACAAGTGAAGAGCTGCTTAGGACTCGAGCTGTGAGTGACAGCTTATGTACTGCCATCTTTACTCATCTCCGCCAACTATTGTAGGCCTCAGTTTTTCATTTAGGCGCATATATTTATTAGGATAGTATTATACCTTATGCATTGTGGCGGAGCACTATGAACATTACCATTATTGTTGTATCCTCATGGTCTTCAGATGACTCAAAACCCTCATTCCAATTATGTAATCATGTATAGCTTTAGGGATATAAATGGTGAAGGGGTGTTTTGAGTCATCTGAAGACCATGAGGATGAGGAAGAAGAAGACTATAAGTCTCCCTGTGGCTCTTAACCACTCATCGGATCTATGATTTAGCAGAGGGGTACACTCTTTGTCTGTGAGTTATCTACTTTGATCAAACTATACTCTGTACCTATTCTGTGTGTGATTGATTATGTCTCTGTCAGGGTCTTCTCAGTAAGGATGCATGGAGGAGAACGGAATAGGACTTTTGCTCCAAACCTTCTCTGCATTCGAGCCGACGAGGCCGATTGCAGTTAAAACCTCCAAGCCGCTTTGAAAGTTGGTGTTTCTCTCTGTTTTGTTAATGTTGCTCCAATATATGTGATATCTGTTTTAATCTGATTTGGTCTATCGTTGTTTCGATCGTTTTCAGTGTCTCTGTGCTGAGCTGCTGATCATTGGCGCAAGATTTTTGCAAGCTGGTGTAGTGTCATCAGCACAAGATTGTGCGGTTCAGCCTCTGGAGTGAATGACATGCCTGTGTTTCTCTTGTTGATTGAAGGATACAATTGACCTCGAAAGAAAGATGGGGCAATGGAGATGGATATGATGTTAGAATTGGATTAGTGATTTACGAGGATTCTTGTTACT encodes the following:
- the LOC101312545 gene encoding disease resistance protein At4g27190-like, which encodes MAFLIDIGTGLIGKLVDYTVLPVGRQVGYLIYYNRNVKSLEDQLNDLVAASQSVEQRVGEEKRNIREVEVPVNKWLTDVKKITEEANKILNEEQKEKMKCLCGLFPNLVVRHQLSRKSTKLVSDVAELYGKKDFSTYAHAIIPQDVPSKDYEAFSSRTVVVNKIMDELRNSPDINMIGVYGFGGVGKTTLVKEVSRQATGDKTLFDDVAMILDVKQNPSIQRIQQEIAEKLGLDLPENKTVAGRARLLSSRIKDQKTLVILDDVWDGIDLEAVGLSGVTTCKVLLTSRTREVLSGKMHTQKEFALDLLGEEESWSLFKKKAGDVVKDPSIKAVATKVAKKCGGLPVLVVSVASALKNRTTLHGWNDALRQLKRLDKKESTEKTYLALEWSYSQLNDEELKQLFLLCGLYADSSKTIHIQYLLKYGIGLGLFKNLNTLGEAWDAVNSLLDQLKDSCLLLDHENSQCVKMHDLIHDVAKRISSRDQHLLKVFDGDEFKEWPDNKDFCDKCTMISLRTSNIPKLPEVLQCKELKLFLLDSEVEGYSLEIPCDLFKETEKLNVLDLSSLSIPLLPPSVQFLINLKTLCLDRCTLGDIALIGQLRNLEVLSFLKSMFKELPKEVGQLTHLRSLDLTGCTQLEIIAPGVISNLKRLEELWMGRSFNRWEAEGVTNSERSNANLSELKHLSNLSALHVHVLDANILPSNLFSNALERYRIYIGAAWNWDDADANLNTLKIKLTTTNELYQSGLNMLLKRTDELHLNGMDAGNNTAYQLDGEEFQQLKHLHVHNAEFRHIINGKGVFPNLKRLVVSGLDGSSSRFLLSSSMARSLVQLTHLQISGCPMMEEIVSINESDERHMKDMFSKLQRLELIDLPILTRFCSRSCTGYPSLEILQQPENYDEVEERDSRENIQNALFDAKVVFPSLKRLLINGLTKLMTVWHNQISPESFKNIETVKIYRCQSLKSVFPSSMVRNLQQLMHLCVADCGVEEIFEDGVQTTYDQFVLSKLNSVRFEDLPNLNCFYPGMHASCWPSLEALSLYDCSKIAFLAQERSRLQRNYESMYLTPTNQALFIIDKDSFPNLKKVTISGVEIWDGPFPVNYFSKLEYFQVEKSNNESASILEKFPGLEKYGETSAATSSEISSHRKSRSGDIHAVGALSHLSQLWLCRMSRLMHLGEDNSQMAGQNFPNLQCLGIYYCDSLRNLRSSAISFKNLTTLQVDACSGLEYLITYSTAKSLKQLIVLLVKNCVRLVEIVGSREDDDNLGNEIVFSRLEYLELSNLPKLRGFCSRDCIVKFPSLDQLLISKRLKLKIFGNDETLHVTNEDVDTDVDADDGETYVDADDGETGVDLDDGEKTVQVTKENVDIDAGVDGDQSDETTHITDEKEDENYDGSEHVQPLEITATDQGVIAPVGENLAILPVGEVRTPVFPVIEPPPVVEVPPTEEREQAFSGLNIEPVAEAAWPDAHQTSNAPEQNLEVQSDPFEPSAVARITPTIITPALPSSSSPKSSRAKRSLGEKLQDLSAKKAASNIGQSEKEKTKLKALISSAELRDPQTIQQLLAVLPTLQLSTTKWIADLVVQELSKLPLVLDKEESLRQKLAGLVAQGLELDERRHILLSEGSLAEENIQKVQEQKVELLALEEHIKKLEAQATSLRAEIAIGEKRYSGFEASLDQLVEKQNLNQHSVDSTSEELLRTRACLCAELLIIGARFLQAGVVSSAQDCAVQPLE